tacaaactccgtacagacggcgaccgtagtcaggatcgaacctgagtctccggcgctgcattcactgtaaggcagcaactctaccgctgcgccaccgtgccgcacagttaTTAAACCCAGGCTCGGCCTGCCCTTTAGGTTCGTGCTAAATTACTGCAGGGCACCATTTTGAAGAAAAGCTTTGGAGTGCTTTCGCCAATATTTatctttcaaattatatttttctaaaataaattatccagcaattatcacattgacaTTTGGGTGAGACATAGagcatagcaacaggcccttctgatGACCATGTCTATTTCGACCATCAATTACTCACCTATACAAAACCCATTTACCAGTACACCTTCTATGCCATGGCAATTCAAGTCCTCATCTCAATACTTCTCAAATGGAGGGTCTCTTTCCACCACCCTtaaaggcagtttgttccatattccAATCACTTACTGGATaccatttttttcccctctggTCCCCTCTAAACTTTCTAACCCTTACCCTAAAAACAttgcctctagttttagatactttagtttagattcatttattgtcacgtgaaccgaggcacagtgaaaagcattttgttgcatgctaaccagtcagtggacagACTATATATacttacaatcgagccttccatAGTACAgatatacatgataaaaggaataacgtttagtgcaagataaagtccaataaagtttgattaaagatagtccgagggtctccaatgaggtagatagtagctcaggaccgctctctggttgatcataggatggttcagttgcctgctaacagctggaaagaaactgtccctgaacctggggtTTGTGTTTACACACTTCTGATACTTCTGCAATGGGGAGAATTTCCTACTGCatactctttttttccttttcataACTTTTTATATTTCAACCAGCACTGACCAGCCTCCTCTGTTTAAAGGAACCATTAAGAATAATGTAATTAATAAATTGAAACTCATTGTACACCCTAAAAAGAACACTGTGGGGTCATGGTAGGCACATGATCATGGGCCCATTACTACAAACTACAGTTTTACTTGAAGCCGGTGATGTTTATTATGCTCCATAGTGTTTTCTGCTGCAGGCTTTCTTGAGCCACAAGTATCAAGAACTTCTGTTGAACAATGCACTTCCATTTTAGAAGTGCAGAGTGGATTTAAGCCTGTTTTCACTGATGCTATCAAGCATCCTTCTACAAGCAGCCAATCAATATGATGGTTAATGCAGACTGCGTGCAGAAATCATTAAGATGGGTAGATTTGCTACCTGCATTGCAACCAATGTGCACAGGTTAAACAAGGATTCAGATCCCTGCCCGTTTGTGGTTACAAGCCAACAAGCTCCTTTTGATTTGGTCATTTGCCTCCACCTAGTGGCTATATTTAGCACATTCTACTCTACTTCAAAGTTTAATCATTGATGCCAGTGGCTTTGAACAGTCATAATTCTGGAAATAAATATGTGTGCAATTGTTTCACGAATCTTTGTCATACGTTCTTAAATAACATTGGTATTATACAGGAACATTTGTGGCTTTGCAGTGGTATAAAGTACATAATCAGTGAGAATAGACAACACATCTTTCATAATAACTCTTAACACCAGTGCCCCGCAGGGATGTGTCTCAGCTTCCTACTAGACTTACTTCCAGTACATTCGTGACTGTGTGACAAAATTCTgtttgaacatacaaactccatacaggcagcacccatattcaggatcaaactcaggtctctggcgctgtaaggcaacaactgtaccactgcgccaccgtgctgtcgctAACTGACAAGCATCCCAAAAGTGCCTCTAAATGATCTGAATTGGTATGTGCATATGTAGCACAAGAAGTGAGAAAACTATTTGAATTTTGTCAATTAAATCAGTGGGTGGAGGAGCCATAAAAACTACAAGAACCATTATTTAAAATGTGGTTTTATTCACTGTTGATGCAACGTGATAAATACAAAGATCTAAGGACTTCGGGGAAGTGTGTTTGATTTTTCATTTAGTCTTCCTTTTCTTCACCGTGTGTGATGATGTAGCAGAGTGATTTATAATCCAGGTTACCCGCCGTGTCAAAGGGAGAGGACTTAAACATCTGGTCAGTCTAAAGCATACAGCAAAATGGAAGAAAGGGAGGATAACATATTACACTGCcattaaatgtttaaatgttgAAATTGTGTACACCTGGTTCCCAGTATAAAGAAAACAGATGCAGACAATCTCATTAAATATATAAAAGTGGAAATGATAAAACCCATTGAAATCAACTCAAAAACCTATTTTGTGCATAGGTACCTTATGAATACAGTCATTGTTAACACAGGATTATTTTCATCTAAATCACACATCCTAACATAACTACATTACTGATACATACAtttttaaagagaaaaatacGTCACCTTTTATTTACTTCTGCTGTTTTTTAAATGCAAGTTAATTTTTGGAGAACAAATTATATAACTTACTCCATTATGGGAGTTGTAACATGGAGAAGTTTTCTTGTTACACCCATTACATGGATGTGACAAGGTGTGTGATACCTTGTTACACTTGAGATACACTCTCTTCCATTTGTAATTGGCAAATGAGTATTGGTCAGAGAAAGGTGAACAGTTAAGTGTTTGTACAAacctcctcagctgtgaacttgTCAGCTTGGGTCATTAACAAGTGTTTCAATCTGCAGGTGGAAAAGAACAGCATGAGAAACTTGACAATAAAGAcaacaagaaactgcaaaacaAGCACTAGCAAAACCCAAGAAGATAAAAGAAACAAGTACTCCTCTTTGTTGATGTGTCCTTTCCCATTTGGATCAAACATTTTGAAGGCATTTACCATCACTTCTTCTGGATCAGaacctgtgcaaaaaaaaagaatcagtGAGAACATAGTTAGGGGGCAAAAAATGGAAacagccgtgatattttcataccATGTAATTTTGCTCCAAACAGATTTAAAAACATGGTGAAATTAATTGGACCAGTAGCCTCTTGCAGCATGGATTCCAGTTCATCATCTTTTATGTTGAGTTTGcctaaaaataaaatagaaaattaaTGATATGGTATTTTTGATATGAATCCCATAAGCTATCAACTCCTCACATAGTTTTGACCAAtctttgttttattatttttcatGGCTGACCATCAAACATATTATATTAAATGGACCAGGGAACTAGACCATTCAACCCTGCAGAACTGTTCTTTTATGAGCATTTTTTGATAATGGATCTTAGTATTCTTTGAGAACATATATTTCTAGCCATAtctattttaattcattttttattCATTTCCATTGACAGCCAAGGACCATATCCTGAGCAGGTCTCATAAGGAACTACACCATTCAACACTTTGTCTTTCCTTTTAGTTGACATTTCTCCAGAGTGTTAAGCTCAATACTATCAGGTTTTTTTCATATACAGGGCTCCTTGGAATCCAAATAACCTGATTTACAGAAATCTGACATTACATGAATTCTCCCAAATCTTCTGAAGCATTTTCAAACTTAATTATGTGTAATGTTAGGATGATTTGGGTAAATGTATGTAGAGCAATATGATATGGATAGCTGTTGAAAAAGGACATTTCAGACTTATGGACAAACCAGCTTATGGATAATTCTCAGAAACAGAACCTTTACATAACCTGAGGAGTGCCTGTATTTTCTGTCACAGGGATCATACTTGCGCTTCTTCTCTTTTCATGGTGTCGTCATGTTGCTTAATTCATGCTGactaaaactgagcacaatattctgTGGTCTAACCAGTACATTGAACGGTTTGCCATTCACCAGTAATCTAGCCTTATGTACAAGTGTCTCGTAATAGTGTGACaattctgactgtgggtgctgtctgtatggagtttgtaagttctctctgtgaccatgtgggtttactctgggtgctctggtttcctcccacattcaaaagaccatgcagggtttgtaggttaattggcttctgtaaattgtccctagtgtgtgggatagaactagtgtatgggtgattgctggtcggcatggacttggtgggccaaagggcctgtttccacgctgtatctctaaactaaactaagttatactcattttatctgcctgcacattactcGTatacttccattccctgcatatccatgtgcttatctaaaagcttcttaaacttcACCATCAAATCGGCAAACTAATTTTCCTTCTTACTAATTCTAATCCTTCTACTAATGATAGTTCAAAAGTAATGCATAGGTGGCGGTAAATTTTAAAATGCTTCAAGGATGTAGCAGACACAAGTCTTTTCTTTCACCAGTGTTTAGCTGATGCTGGCTGTGGGAAAGGAACAACTGAAGATAGCTGCAAGCTGTTACTGGTTGTCAGCTGGTCGATGTAACTGATACGGCAGAGGTTGAACTGAGACATTCCAGAGGCTGAAATGTGATATTCAAATATTTACGGAATATTCTAATATTAAAGTGGATCTGTCAAGTGACTAATAACCATCATAAAGGGAAATCACAAGTGCATTTTTCTGTATTCAGCATCAGTTACACTGAGAGGGTATGAGATTTGCAAATAGCATTTACCCAAGGATGCATAAGTGTCTTTCAGATCTTCTTTGTCAATGAAGCCATCTCTGTTCTGGTCAATCAGAGTGAAAGCCTGAAAGGAGAAAACCATCAAAACCATCCAGTTTaacatgtggaattcattgccacagacggttgtggaggtcaagtctaaGGATATTtttcaaggtggagattgacagatttttgattagtacgggtgtcagtggctatggggagaaggcaagagaatgtggttgagagggaaagaaagatcagccaagattgaatggtggaatagacttgatgggccaaatgacctaattctgctcctagaatttatgaatttatgaagtaaTTAATCCCTCTGACTCAGATAATTTTATGAACATGATAACGTGCAGTTACAACAGAAGATGCCTGGATTTCAATTGAACATCTAGAAATATTTTCGTCACTTATCTTGTAATGCAAATGAATAAAGCACAATATATTATCTATTTAACTCAACtgtaaaatatattaaattatgtaAACTATTGCACATGTTTCCAGCCCTGACACTTTCCTGGATTCATGAATGTAATAACTAGGGAAAAAACCCATTGGAGATATTCTGAACAGTAGGCGGTTCAATTGATACAAGGAAAGGATTTAGTTTTAAAACTTTGTGCTTGGATTTTATTTCAAGTTTAGATTTGTCTTTGCATTCCATTCAATATTGATGTCCCTAATCAAATATGGGAAACCGATATCAATTTAAATAGCGTAGGAAATAAAAGTCTTCCAGCAAATGGCTAATTGTAAATCATTTCATTTTTCAGATTTTAATCTTTCTCATATCCCTTTATGATAAGAAAACAACCGTTCAGCCTAGTGAATCTATTCCACTCTTAGAACAAACCCATTACTCTTTCCTGTGGCTTTCTCCCCACTCATACTATTCATGTAATTTAACATCTTCATTAATCATTGGCTCCTCCTACCCCAGTCGCCTGTTCCAGCCTACCAGTCTCGTTTCACTCTTTCCCACATACTAGTTGCAGGGTTATCCCTCCTCTTCTCTGCAGCTCTTCTGCAATTTTATACCCAGcattggggaatcaaaaacatgAGGACATCTGTTTAAGCTGAGATGtacaaaatgtaataggaacctcagggacaactttttccactcagagggtggtttgtGTATGGAACCAGTTGTCAAGGagtacatagaacaaagaacagtaaagcacatgaacggacccttcggcccacaatgtttgtgccgaacatgatacattaacaacatttaaaagacacttggacaagtacatggataggaaaggtttagagggatatgggccaaacgtgcgcaaatgagactagcttagatggggcatcttggtcggcatggacgagttgagccgAGGGCTCCCGTGCTGAATTACTCTATTTCGTGTCAAAGAACAAAAACTTAATAAGGTATAAAGCGCCTCGGGGTCAACGGAAAGGCGCTGTACAAATGAAATTGGTCCCAGTTCCGGACACTTACTTCCTTGAATTCCTGGATCTGGGTCTGCTCAAAGCTGGAGAAGACGTTGGAGGAAGCCCTCTGGGCTCGCTTGGCGCCGCCTTCCTTCTTTTTGGTCTTCCTGCTCGCCTACAGGGCAAAGAAAACCATGGAGTCAGATCACAAGGATAAGCTGGTTGGGCTGGCCAacgccgcgccgcgccgcgccgcgcccTGAGTCCACACACTCACCATGCTCGCCCGTGGCTGCCCATCGCGGCTGTGGTTTATATAGCGAGCCGGGCTGGTGATGGACTCTCCGGCTGGAGTCTTCTCAACTCCCTGAGGCACACTGCAGCCCGCACCAACTACTCCTTACAAGGAAACATTTAGCTCGACTGCAAAAGTGTCCCGGGAGAATGGTCGAGAGATTAAAGTTTCAGCACCTGACTGCAGATCCGTTCTGGACTTCTGCGGGAGGAATTTTAAAGTTGCATTTATCGCCAGTGAATCCACCAAAGTTGGTGAGGTAGCaagaaatacaactgcaaaagaaaaGGAACGCACTTCAGAAATGCTCCCACGATCCCATTCTGAATTTAAGCTTGCTTGTTTTAAATTAGTTTAACTATTCTCATGAAAAAGCAAATCCAAAGGAAAAAGAACATGCAGTTTGGAAACATactccacccgttccttctactgGGGTAACTTTGTCAGACCTGGATTCAGGCCATACTATCGAGCAGGTAGGGTCCTGGGagagagatggacacaaagtgctggagtaactcaccgggtcaggcagcatctctagagagaagggatgggtgacgtttcgggtggggacccttgttcatctttctttccccccccccccacctgcaatcagtctgaagatgggtcccgagccgaaatgtcaccaatccatgttctccagagatgctgcctgacctgctgaggtactccagcacttcgcgTTCTTTTGTGCAAGCCAGCTTCTgcggttcattgtttctacaacaTGGACAGATTCTTGTAACAGGTTCTCCCCGGGTTACGTACGCCGATGTACATGCATCATGTGCATGCGAACAAGCGTTTGGAAGACCGGCGGGGTGGATTTACAGGCTACTGCGAGGTTGACATCCCCTCGCTCCGTCCCTTCCCTACCCTTGTCGTCGTACTCGttttactgtcgtcctgttgagttcctctactCGTTGTCACCTGTCCCACCTATTGTGTGCCACGTGTCCTTGATTATctgtgctttttgcatatcttgcataatgttttcacaaaatgctggagtaactcagcaggtcaggcagcatctcttcagtctgaagaagggtctcgacccgaaacgtcgcccattcctgctctcctgagatgctgcctgacctgctgagttactccagcattttgtgaataaacaccgtcgatttgtaccagcatctgcagttattttcttatattcccttCATTTTTCCTCAGTACCGTTTACATCTCTCGACCCCCTTtcctctgattctcagtctgaaggagggtctcgaaccgaaacgtcacctattccttttctccagagatgctgcctgacctgttgagttactccaccattttccgTCTGTCTGCAGACATCTTCTGTCGTGTGGGGAACTTCGCGTAAGATGTGAATGGTTGCGCTAAAGATTGGTTGGACTATGCAACAGTTGCTTTATGTTGGGCCGCCACATTTGTGACTAGGGAACAGTTCTTAGGAACAGAACCCAGTGGCAACCTAGGTAGCCAGAGAGCTGTACACCAtgggaaattggcccttcggcccacctggttcatgccgaccaagatggcttACCGAGCTAGACCCAattacctgcatttgacccatgtcgctctcaacctttcctgtccataactttgtccaaatgtatttttaaagtcgTAATTATATCTGCTTgcgtagcttcctctggcaacttattcGTTGGGAAGACCTTTACATGGGCAGTACAGAAGGGGTATCCACAACTGTTGATAAACGACTCTTTCCCAAGTACAGCAGCTTGTATTTACATTGGCCTGTTATTATAAAATCGAAATTGAGGCACTTTACCGAGGCTTAATCTGCTAGAAAGGCCCAGACAAACCGAAGGCACCATTTATAATATCTGCTAACATGAGGGCAGGGAAGATGAAATATACATAATCTGGAAGAAGGATAATACATCATCTGAGAAAGAAAGCTGTTTTCAAAATAGCATTGATCATTGATTTCTGACTTGTTAAATTGCTACCATGGAACTGGATTGTACTCAAtctctgataaatccccagggcctgatgctctgcaccccagggtacttaaggaagtggctctagaaatcgtgaacgcattggtgatcattttccaatgttctatagattcacgatcagttccggtagctaatattatcccactatttaagaaaggagggtgagaaaacagggaattatagaccagttagcctgaccggtggttgggaagatgctgagtcaattataaaagatgaaatcgcggcacatttggacagcagtaacagaatcggtccgagtcagcatggatttacgaagggggaatCATGCTTAACTCATtttctggaactttttgaggatgtaactagaaaaatggacaatggagagccagtagatgtagtgtaactggactttcagaaagcctttgataaagtcccacataggagattagtgggcaaaattagagcacatggtattgggggtaggatactgacatggatagaaaaccgaggacccaaacagtctttccaggtaaggcagaggttcacctgtacatcctccaacctcatctattgtatccgctgttccagatgtcaacttctctacatcggtgagaccaagcgcaggcttggcgatcgtttcgctgaaaacctccgctcagtcgatctcaaccaacctgatctcccggtggctcagcacttcaactccccctcccattcccaatctgacctttctgtcctggtcctcatccattgtcagagtgaggcccagcgcaaattggaggaacagcacctcatatttcgcttgggcagtttacaccccagcggtttgaacattgacttctcccacttcatgtagtcccttcttcccctctctctcctctccctcttcccagttctcccactaatcttcctgtctccgtctacatt
This region of Rhinoraja longicauda isolate Sanriku21f chromosome 1, sRhiLon1.1, whole genome shotgun sequence genomic DNA includes:
- the LOC144600236 gene encoding myosin light chain 5-like isoform X2 — protein: MSAAAEGSSLRHRVHVSHRGHVIASLRAAARRHRALRRSVITLRRRTLPRGRGKEVQALACTQASRKTKKKEGGAKRAQRASSNVFSSFEQTQIQEFKEAFTLIDQNRDGFIDKEDLKDTYASLGKLNIKDDELESMLQEATGPINFTMFLNLFGAKLHGSDPEEVMVNAFKMFDPNGKGHINKEELKHLLMTQADKFTAEETDQMFKSSPFDTAGNLDYKSLCYIITHGEEKED
- the LOC144600236 gene encoding myosin light chain 5-like isoform X1 is translated as MSAAAEGSSLRHRVHVSHRGHVIASLRAAARRHRALRRSVITLRRRTLPRGRGKEVQALACTQASRKTKKKEGGAKRAQRASSNVFSSFEQTQIQEFKEAFTLIDQNRDGFIDKEDLKDTYASLGKLNIKDDELESMLQEATGPINFTMFLNLFGAKLHGSDPEEVMVNAFKMFDPNGKGHINKEEYLFLLSSWVLLVLVLQFLVVFIVKFLMLFFSTCRLKHLLMTQADKFTAEETDQMFKSSPFDTAGNLDYKSLCYIITHGEEKED